From the genome of Triticum aestivum cultivar Chinese Spring chromosome 1A, IWGSC CS RefSeq v2.1, whole genome shotgun sequence:
GTTACCACGTGACTCGTCTATCTACAATACTTATAACTGGTATAAAGTTTCCATCTTTTGGTATAGCTTCCGTATTTGCAACTGACATCGGCAGGAGATGGCCGGCAAGGCACGTCGAGCATTGAAGTGAGGCACGTGTCAATTGCAACCAGTCCCAACGGTAGCTGCACCACACGGACGCTTCACACGGTCTTTTTAAACTTGGTGCTTGCTTCTCGCTGCCGCCCAGCCATCTTCTCACCGCTCCTTCTCCATTTCTCTCAGTCTCGTCCCAGCTCCGCCATGTGtacatccactagtagaaaaagggtcaaacgtaaagcacattagtgccggtttgaattagagccggcactaatgtgtacattagtgccggttcgtggcggcgatcaatagtatcggttcgtggcgaacctttagtaccggttcatgccacgaaccggtactaaagaggctgtgtcagcctgcggttaggctatggccccaccatcaccatttagtgccggttcgtcccacgaaccggtactaatgaggttatggcaagctgtttttagtcccacctcgccaagagagaggcagtatgagcggtttataagccatgagtgcacagacaatgacgaatAGTTGCAATGCTCATCTACAtattgattagcttcaagccttacggaatagcatagattgcactgagctatgtgcagtgcagtctacactattccgaatggcttgaagcaaattaaccgtCATTGcacctttttttatttttaataacttatttaaactccggacttcttttgtgttcagtatgcagcatttaaagcgacgtcatcaatttgcaacatgttctgacatcatttgctattttttggtCATTtatctaattgtttagagagctaaatgaccgtgaaattgaaaatcactacaaaatgaattctgaaaatgttgaaacttggcatggtatcatcatatcacccgcatagcatgcgcgaaagagtagagagggtcacggcaaaaactggacgcacttcgtgtacaaactggacaaactttttcggagtatcagggttttggacgagaactcatctgttacatggccactttaatgttttttaaacttatttgaactccggacttctttNNNNNNNNNNtatcagggtttcggacgagaactcatctgttacatggccacttcaatgttttttaaacttatttgaactcccgaccTCTTTTATCTTCAGTATGCAGCAtgtaaagcgacgtcatcaatttccaacatgttctgacatcatttgttgtttttcggtcatttacctaattgtttagagagccaaatgactgtgaaattgaaaatcactacaaaatgaatcctgaaaatgttgaaacttgacatggtatcatcatatcacccgcatagaatgcgcgaaagagtagagagggtcatggcaaaaactggacgcacttcgtgtacaaactggacatactctttcggagtatcagggttcggacgagaactcatctgttacatggccactttaatgttttttaaacttatttgaactccagactttttttgtgttcagtatgcagcatttaaagcgatgtcatcaatttccaacatgttctgacatcatttgttgtttttcggtcatttacgtaattgttcagtatgcagcattcaatttccagaagaaaataaatagaagaaaataaataatgcagaaaataaaaaaactatacaaaaaaattaatcaaaaataaatagaagaaaataaataatgcagaaaagaaaaaactatataaaaaactactcaaaaataaatagaagaaaataagtaatgcagaaaaaaaaactatataaaaaacttgTTGGCGCGCTGCCCAGTGAGCCTGCcggacctagggtgtgcaaatgcaggcccagaagggccagcagactcacagggcagcgcgccctaattaattaggcccagaagcctgctatatagaggagttcgaagaggtagccgcggctgtgtttataaaccagtgcggctgcccttcgtcgggcgaggtgagactaaactttggggtggcagcgcgaggcctttagtaccggttggtggctccaaccggtactaaagactaccctttagtaccggttggagccaccaaccggtactaaaggcctgctcttcccgcctctttgcctggccaaagttggcatttagtaccggttggtggctccaaccggtagtaaaggcatctcctatatatacaacacttgcgaAATTCAGTTAGATCTCCACTTCTTTCGTCTcaacctctcgcgcgcgcccgtcgttcgtcgtcgtcgtcgtccccgccgccgcccgtcgtcgtcgccgtctcaCGCCGCCGCCCCGAATGCCGCGCGCCGCCGTCCGTCATCGTTCGCGGTACGTCTCTCGCGCTCTCTCCGCCGCCGTCGACCGTCGTCGTTGCAcacgtacgccgccgccccgtacgccCCCGCCCGTACGTATGCCGCCCCTGCCCCATACGCCGGCGCCCTCGCTCGTACGTATGGTGCGGCGGCGTACGAGGGCACACCcacatatacacacacatatatacgtACACGTacatgcacacatacacacacacacatacgtacacacatatatacgtacacacacacacacatttttttttacttattttctgttttttagaaaaattaattagatgatcgaatgttagatgaattagctatagatagaaaattgtcgaactagagatttgaactagttgaataattaatataactagtttatttttagtaaaaaaattgtcgaactagtttatttaggtatatgagatttgaactagttgaataattaatataactagtttattttttgtaagaaaattgtcgaactagtatATTTAggtatatatgagatttgaactagttcaataattaatataactagtttatttttagtaagaaaatttaggtatctgagatttgatgatctaagtaaaatattatttgttaatgtgtttttctgtttatttaattttttatatataatttgaGTTTATacaaatgttagattaatgtcgaatgttggatgaattagatagaaaagtaatatcaattgttagagatgaatatagttagatatattaatgcCAAATGTTAaatgaatatatatttggctagatataggtgtttaatatttcacctatatgaacataggaaatgtcatctgacgacgaaaaagatttcattatgtgcgaacactgtgaagaccagcgcggcctatgcgacaaaaatttccttgttgatggtaggcgcttcagcatcaagctggatgagacattcgaagttacagtaagtcactttgtcaattattatttgaatgcaaaacttatgcttcatttgcttcaacttataattttaaattttcactattctactagcgcatcccctgccatgcaagaatttttgtctcggataagatagattttagtgctatagatgatatggaggtaaagagagtttacttgaagacggggcatgggtatactttcaacgtcaaattatataatggagacacatacacccattttgaatgcaaaacttggcaagcactatgcaaggcttatgcatttgagcctgatatggttatcacctttgatattcgtctggaagatgatattgaaggtaatatagacatctgggtcgatgtgcaaacgcctccagttctaccatttggtgagtttttctcaaccatgcatgcatatgtgtttatgtctttgatacagtttattcaaaaatagttgacaactaatttgtattgtcagcttatttcggttcaagcaaacatgtccggtgcttggtagacaggacctactattgccccggggctcaactaaactgcgaggagataagtcattatgtttcatggcttgaggatcttaatactgtcaggacaaatttttttcctgaacttaaaaatgttagtactcaaaacgtgcgaccaatggtgatcgtattgaactacggtcatatctataatcaaaagatggtaagattttaaatatttgtccttaattagtgcatcttttgcatacattatttttgaagctaaactttcattgcttagtatattaattactatatgatgttcttcaacagggatttccgatgacagttgtgccttagtggatcgagacaaaaggtcgcatgtcaatggttagcttacaaCCAAaatttcctacattgcacatgagtgcattcaggatttctgaaagcgaagaatgcttaatagtgaaagattggagcaaaattgttaacgatcacagagaagtactagggggcagcaaggagaagcgcaacccaagattaggagacatattcatctgcatgctccagtatgatgaatcaggagagctatacatgttctatgctattctacctgagagggagcagcaggatcagtagctactagttcatgctcttaattagtacttgtctcatgtccgtgtcctgaacttcgatgttggtgatgattatgttgaacttgataatatctttgcttctgttacaaagtgaatgtttcctctttaagctagccagcgttgatgatgattagatagctagcggtaatgactatgatgattaaatagtggtaattagacgactatgataatttttagctagctagagtttatttatttattaatatgcgatgatgatgatgatgatgacgactacaactcattataacgtaaaacaatcctaaattaaattgataacacaaatttaattgaaaaatacaaaataaaacaaaaacccacaaccatttagtaccggttggtgttaccaaccggtactaaagggctcccggcccccggagctggctcgtgccacgtggtttccctttagcaccggttcgtgctgaaccggtactaaagggggggggggctttagtgccagttcctaaaccggtactaaagggccttacgaaccggtgctattgcccggttctgcactagtgaatgcTGATAGAAACTGTTGGATTTATCTTGTTTACACTATTGGAGTACTAGAAATACAAATTAAATGGCGTTCAATTTTTGAGTAACATGTTGTTGAATGCAAATGAGTTATTAACTTATTATTGTgaactatatacatgcatatgctAGAGGTAACGTCACCCTTCAATGTAAGAGGTGATTTTAACCATATCCATTTTATCCTCTCTCCAAAAAACACATAGATGGAACCATTCCATTCCATAATATTCCTTCAAGCAAACAAACTCTAGAACTGTTCCATCATTTATATCAATTCATACCAAACATAGGGATGGACCATTCCATTTTGTCCCCCAACCAAACACACCCGTAGAGAATATGGTTGGGGATTTGCTTGCGACTTATTAATCAGTTTAATTGTTTCATTTCTATCTTTTCTAAATTATTTCATTTTAATTTACAAGAAGTGCAATAAGTTACTCAATTGGTTTTTGTAGAGAAATACTTGTTTTCTGACTACCAGGGTTGTTGTTTCCCTTTTCCTTTCCATATTATATGTTGCCCCACTCTCTGTAGCACCTGGTTATTGCAGTTATCGAAACTATATTGTAATCTTTAGCCTGTGATCACAAGTATTATGTTAGTACAACTACGACATGAGGCTATTAACGTAGCTCATCCGGTGTTAAGTGTGCCAGAATGAACTGGCTATGTTACAGCTGGGAAATGATTATTCGTCCAGCACTATATTGCATGGAGGGCTCCTGCATGTGAGTCTTGGGCCGTTAGCCCGTTACCATTTGCATCCAGAACCAAATTCTGTTTGTTGCCTTCCTAACATTTTCAAGCCCAAATGGTGTTTATTTCAAGGTCTTGAAGTCAACACCGTAATATTGTCGCATCTGCTTCTCTTTGTAAGATGAACAGACAAGTATTTGTATTGTATAAGATCAAGCATTTTAGTTGCTAGAGGATACCCCGTGTGTTGATGCGCGAGTTGCTTGCAATATATTTCAATGAGATTGGTGAGATGAACATGAATATTTTGATTAAAAATATAAGAACTAAAAGTAAAGATACATAtgattattgtataattataaaatAGTTATTGAATATAAGTACTTAAGTAGCATAGTGTAATTAAAACATTTAAGAATTTTTAAATGCATGGTTGCATGTGGAAGTGGGCCTTTTTCCATGCGTAGTTGCAAGTTGAGGTGCCATAGTGGCATGTAGAGGTGGATATGTTAGTGGGGATCAACGACTTTGTTATACTAGATCTGGTCAGCTTGTATATCGTTTCCTGGCAAAATATTCTTGAGTCAATGATCTTGTGATAGAATGATGACAATTAATGGATGGTCTATTGTACTTATTTGTGTGTGCTTTGTTATGCAGACAAATGTATGAATTATAAAAGCCATTTGCAAGCGTGGACTCAAAGGAATAATCAGAACTTGCCAGCTTATTATACTGAGTCGAAACATGACCATCATCGACTTGAGTTCAGAAGCACCGTTAAGGTGGGTGGCGAGCGGTTTCAATCAGCTCGCAATCATAGCCGCCGGAAGGATGCAGAGCAGGATGCTGCCAGAGTGGCCTATGAAATATTGGTGACAAAGACaataaatgatgatgatcatacaGACGTGCTTGGGCTGTCATGTTTAAATTTGTTTTGTGAATTGTGCTATATCACATCCTAATTCATGTCTCCTCATCATTCTCCTTTTTTAGTCTGTCATACAATAGACGGCGCCACACAATTTGGTGTGTTTATCACTTTTCCCTCTTTTGCCTACTTGTGATATATTTTCTAGTCATAGGTATAAATGCTATTGCCACAAGAATCCGTGATTTCAGGGTATTGGAAGTGATAACATTTATCACTGCAGAATTCAGAGTTTTGCTGATCACTGCAAATGCATTCTTCTGGTTCATCTATACCATGTACTGTACTCTTGTAAGATAATAGCTCTTTTTGTCCTCTTCTAATTTTCTGGGTTTTGTAACTCATGTTTGTGTTATACATAACTGCTATTGATATGTCCTAAGAACAGATAATGTCCTTTGTGTTCTGTATGTTTCAGATGTTATTGAATGATGAATCAGCTAATCTTACCATTTTATTATTACATGTGGATGTGCGTAGTAGCATCCTTTCATGTTAGCATTTTAATAATCATGCCTGAAATGAAGGAATTGATTTCAGTGTAACATAGTGTTCTCTTCTATTCTATTCAGGGCGTGGTGTTCTGCAAATCAATTCTCCATGAATTTGCTGTTAAGACAAAAGCTGATCAGCCCACTTACTCCACAGATCATCTAGAAGGGGTATCACCCATGACCCTGTTTGTTTCATCAGTGTTGTTTTCTGGGAAAACTTATACTGGTGAAGCTGCAGTAAGTAAGAAGGACGCAGAGCAGAAGGCTGCTCATGTTGCAGTCAAATCTATTTTAGGTAACTTATATTTCATTGTTCAGGATTAGGAAGAAAGCTCCAAAGCCTTTTTGTACTTATTGTATTTAGAATTAGTGGCGGGCTCTTAGGAGTAGAACTAATTATTCACTATGTTGTTGCAGCTACAAAGAATAATTGTATGCAACAAATTGTCAGATCGAAGAAACAGCTTATCATTGCCATCACATCTTCTGGGTTCAACAAAGAAAGAGGAGTTGTAAGCCAGGAAAAATGCAATGCTCCAACAAATGCAATTACTACTATCGCTCCTGAAGATGCTGGTCTAACTGCGGATCAAGGAGCGACCATCTTTCATGAAGATGATGGATCGCAAAAGCGCAAGAAACACAGAAAGGTTTGACGAAAAGACTCGCCCAACCATCGTAACATGaggtattttttttctttcagtttATACTATGTATAAAATGACATTGATTTTATCGCGGACACCTATAGGAGTATTAGGTGAGTTGAGAGTTTAGGCCCCATTGGCGAAATACCCATTTTTAAGATCTGGTTCATGTAATCTCAAGAAATTAAGTATCTATGCACATAGCTATGACAAAATTATAACAATAGCTTCCAGATTGCAAGCCCATTGCTGCAACAGTCCTCATCAACACCACCCACTATCACAAATGGATCACATTGTATTGAGGTTCAAAGAGGTAGAAAATGGATATTTTTATGTTTTAATAGTAACGTCTCAATGCTTTGAAAAACATCATATCTTGTGTTTTATTTTTGCATCAGTGTcttttactccctctgtaaagaaatataagatcgtttagatcagtATCTTTTATATATGGGAATATTTGTTTGCTCAAATTTAATGGACAGGATTTTCAGTTTGTTGTATGTCTTGATCATCCACATAACTGtcaagatgtatgaaatgaaattAACTAATATTTTGCTTGGTTGGTGCTGTCAAACTTCTGCTTTAAGAGTTACAGCAACTAAATAAAGTGTCTAATTAGCCGTCGTCATGTTACCCTTTAGGGCGTGGATGAGGCATGCTTATCCAGGAATGCACGAACAAGAACCATTTAATATTTATGGAACTTCCTATAGTCATATAACTATTGCAAATCTGCAAGGTCCCATCTGCTTTAAACATATTTGGAACATTGCAATTCATCTTAAAGGCTTGCCGTCTTGATCAAGATTACTAGCTGGGATACTATTGTATATGCCAGTAAGTGTGCTAATTAGTTAGGGAAATATTTTGTTTACTTCATTCATTTTAAGTGCGCAATTACCTTGTCCAAGAACAGCTGAAATATTATCTAACTGTACTCGGGCCCTTTGCCACAAAATCTGGTACAATTGGATCGAGTAATTCATGGTTTTTCTAGCAATCTTGCTATCCCATATTTTGGCAGGTGTGCTCTTCGAGAGTGTTACACTGAACTGAGCTTCTTAATTTATCGGCAGGTTGATGTAAGGTTTCGTCGTCTATGGTTGTGGGAGAGAAGGGACTGCTGGTTATGTGGCGCTGTGTATTACATGTTTTTGGATCATCGCTAGGATGCTTGTTGGAATGACGTTGACTATGGCATCCACGCTCCGTATGTTTCCTTGATTAGCTTATCTTGGTGTCAGGAACTCAGGTTTCTATCGAAGTGGCTTCGCTGTGTCGGGAACTCTGGATCTCTGTGATGTAACTTGTGGTTCGTTGTACCGTTTCAAACCCGTGTTTGTGTCAGATCTCTTGAGGACTTGTTTGGTTCAAGCAATATTACCCATCATCGCCGTAAACAAGTCACGTCACCGGACCAGCGATGACCTCGGTCTTCTCTGTAAAGTCGCATAGGCTGTCATGCCCCGGAGTagtgggtcgagggatttggggatGAACTGGAGCTGGGGTTTAGATCTAGATAAGGAAAACAATATGAAATGGGGAATGAAAAGTGGTGAGGCCGGTGAAAGAGGCAATGACGAAGCATCTGAAGGTGCCTCCCCTATGAGCCCAAGCGTACTCATCCATCCGCAAGATCCAACCATCAGCTTGAAGCGAGATGGTAGAAGAGGTGAGAGAAATTCGAGAGTGAGGGAGAGAGTAAGCTCATGTTGTAGATCGGGTGTGGGAGTTAGGCGGCAGCGCCAACGAAGGAGAGGCGACCACTATTTCCTGTCCCTTTCTTCCTTCTAATGTACGGACCTGCGGTTTGGCTGCTTCTCATTCGTTTGGATCAACTGGTCGCTCGTTGTCCGCCTGTGCCGGACCGGCGCGCCCACCCGGCTGACGCATTTTCTGTCTGCATACCACATTGACCTAAAAAGGCCATTGACCAGAGTTCATGCCAGCACCGACAGTTCATACTGATGGCCATGGTAGTGGCCGACATACATGCCCGTCTTTTAAAAAATAACACACAGTTAATGTTGGCACACTTGCCAGTGGCCGGCACAGTTGTCAGCACACAAAAAAGGATGGTAGTTGAACGATGTCATACATTTCAACTGTGGTCATGCCGGCACACTTGTTggcatacaaaaaagatggcgGTATCTGGTATAGATGCATCATCAAGCTTGAGCATCTCCCTTTCCATCTTCTCGAACCAAGGCCTCCTTCCCAGGGACACCGTGCTCAACTCCACCGTCATGGTATCCACCTCCTTCATCATGCAATCGAGCGCCATTTCTTTTGCTTTGGCCTTGGCATTGGTCGCCTCTATCTCGAGCTTCTCGCTTGGACGTCGGCCTCCATCTCTAGCTTCTTCGTTTGCATTTCCGCCGTCATCTCTAGTTTTGTCGCTTGCATTTCGGCCTCCATCTCGAGCTTTTTCTATTGTATCTCCATGTAGGCCTTCATTTGCTCCTCTTTATCTTGTCGACGCTTCTCCTCTCTTCTTTCCTTTTGGGTCATCATGCCTTGCAAAGTTTCTTGCGAGGCAAATATCGCCGCATCATGCTTCGCCTCCTTGGAATTGGTCTTTCCCCGGGGCTGTTTCTCTCGCTCACCATGGTCCTCGACGGCCTGCGGCCCTCCATTCTTATTGAGGGAGGCATATTGCTCATTGAACTTTTCATCATCTTTTATGATCATCCAATAATGGGTGATGGTGAATGGCAATGTCTTTGATGCCGAGGCCAGTCACGGGACGACCATAGATGTTCTCAAGGGtagcacaaaacttgttgcactcttgttggatgagcCCTCACCTCTTCGAGATGGACACCCAACCACGCTTGCTCTCAAACTTGTATGACGGAACTTCTTGCATTCatggtgttggtgatgaactctcAACCAAAAGATTAACCCTTTTTGCTCGATGCCGATCTAGGGACCTTATCCGATATCTCTCCAACATTCACAAATGAGTTTGTCCTCATCCTTTGTGTATGCCTTCGTCCGAATGCTTTGGCGCTTCTTCCTTTGCGCATTGGCTTGGTGTGTGACCTCATCAACAAACAAAGGCTCCCCCTCCATGTCcgcttcctcttcttattcttggCCATAGTCGTCCGGGAACTCGTGGCCTTGCGGGAATGTGTCGTCCTTGCCCTCTTGGCCTTGCAGGAACGTGCCACCCATGCCATCTCGGCCTTGCATGAAGGTGTCGGCCATGCCATCATGGCCTTGCGCGAAGGTATCGGCCATGCCCTCCTGCTTTGTCGTGAAGGTGCCATGATTGTCTTGGCTTTGGGTTTCATAGGGATTGAAGGCCGCGCCACGCATGTCGCCCTCGAAAATGATGTTCTCCATGATGAAATGATTGACCGTGTCATTAGCTATCGATGGCGACATTGATCCGAACATGCCGGTTGTGGGCGTTGGAACATTTGCTGGCGGGGATCTCACGCGGCCGTTTCTTTTAGCCCACGGTGGACAACCCACCGGCCAGAGGTGTGGTGTTGAGGTCAATGGCCATGGGCGCTGCCGCGCCCGGCGCGAGCACACTCACCTCTGGCGAGTAGTCCGCGGGAGAGGTGGAGAAGTGGGAGGCTTGCCGTTGGGAATGGAAGTCGGGCATCTGCAGCGTGGTGGACGTGTGCAGTGACTCTGCCCATGGCGGACAGACTATCGACGAGCCCATGCTAGGTGCAGTCATGGCGGTACCGATGAGCCCATGCTGACCAGGGCCATTGTCGAACCCTATAGTATGAGGACGGTCTGCTGTGTGGCTGCAGTGACGAGGGCCTTGTTGTCCGCGATGGTGGCCTCCtgttgggcggcggcgagggcggcggcgtttGTGGCTTCCAGCTTGCCGGCCTGCACCTTCCTCCGTCCAGACCTCTTGGCCAACTGAATGGCCCTCTGCATGTCCGTCAGCTCCTCCTTTTTGGGCTGTGGCGTCTTGTTGCAGACAGTGTAGGGCTTGGCAATGGTGGTTGGCCATCCAAGGGAGGATTTGGATGGTGGATAAACTTGCCAAGTGGAGTTGGCACAATTGTGGCCTTTGTCGCCTATGCAAAAGAGAGCCGAAAGCCTCCTCACACTTGCTCTACAAGTACTGCTACACGATGAGACCTTGGGGCATGCTTAGAGATTGGCTTCAACTTGTGCATCTTGACACCATTGTTTGGGCTTTGGAAGGATCCACGAAGGTGGATAAAGATGTGTGAATGCAATGTCCCTAATAGAAGTGCAATGGCAACTATCACCATACTCATGTGTCG
Proteins encoded in this window:
- the LOC123050940 gene encoding double-stranded RNA-binding protein 4-like — translated: MATTAAAVVADAIPAAAAAAAVVPDALAATAAAAVPDAIPVAAAAAIPDAIPAAAAAVPDAAPVPPSTQPHPVPDKCMNYKSHLQAWTQRNNQNLPAYYTESKHDHHRLEFRSTVKVGGERFQSARNHSRRKDAEQDAARVAYEILVTKTINDDDHTDVLGLVLFYSIQGVVFCKSILHEFAVKTKADQPTYSTDHLEGVSPMTLFVSSVLFSGKTYTGEAAVSKKDAEQKAAHVAVKSILGNLYFIVQD